Proteins co-encoded in one Tachysurus fulvidraco isolate hzauxx_2018 chromosome 17, HZAU_PFXX_2.0, whole genome shotgun sequence genomic window:
- the srpx2 gene encoding sushi repeat-containing protein SRPX2 isoform X1 codes for MKKFPAFLFVELFTVYQALGLSYEGSGAIYPNSNNDVVHEETYYPPELDYKYPHWCQTFKLHNGHMKCSSPRGGNHRNTFGTRCSLSCEQGYKLLGQSSIHCMSGRRWSGTAYCRTVRCRVLPYIQHGTYSCSRSFLVHSKCDYSCFQGYQIEGDRYRICQAGGSWSGAEPTCADHDPPQLKCPLSRVKVAEPGKLTATVSWERPTATDTTGTSLQILRNGPDSGSEFTEGQYVIRYKVYDQARNMATCKFTVHVEVRRCPLLKAPLHGYLSCSSDNNNYGAVCEYHCDPGYERSGTTTRVCLFNRSWSDQAAECTLMEIKTDVRSAGALLDQFYEKRRLLIVSTPSASDQYYKLQNTMLQSAGCGLDLRHVTVIELIGIPPQEVGRIKEQFLEPEVIEGLRQALHITSSHFNMVLLDELGVDRERFINPTTSDELYTYIEEYLLTEEEQERLQLNRDLCE; via the exons ATGAAGAAATTCCCCGCTTTTCTGTTTGTGGAATTGTTTACAGTATATCAGGCTCTGGGACTCAGTTATGAAG gCTCAGGGGCCATTTATCCCAACAGCAACAATGATGTGGTGCATGAGGAGACATATTACCCTCCAGAGCTGGACTACAAGT ATCCCCATTGGTGTCAAACATTTAAACTACACAATGGGCACATGAAATGTTCGTCCCCACGTGGTGGGAACCATCGGAACACATTTGGCACACGGTGTTCACTGTCTTGTGAACAAGGATACAAGCTCCTGGGGCAATCATCTATACACTGCATGAGTGGCCGCCGCTGGTCAGGAACTGCTTACTGCCGGA CCGTACGTTGCCGTGTCCTTCCATACATCCAGCATGGTACATACAGCTGCAGTAGGAGCTTTTTGGTTCACTCCAAATGTGACTACTCGTGCTTTCAAGGCTACCAGATTGAAGGGGATCGTTATCGTATTTGCCAGGCAGGGGGAAGTTGGAGTGGTGCAGAGCCAACATGTGCAG ATCATGACCCCCCCCAACTGAAATgtcctttatccagagtgaaggTAGCAGAACCAGGAAAACTGACTGCCACGGTGTCCTGGGAGCGTCCCACTGCCACAGATACGACCGGCACGTCACTGCA GATTTTGAGAAATGGACCAGACTCAGGTTCGGAATTTACAGAAGGGCAGTATGTAATTCGCTACAAAGTCTATGACCAGGCCAGGAACATGGCCACCTGCAAGTTTACAGTGCATGTTGAAG TCAGGAGATGTCCTTTGCTAAAGGCCCCATTGCATGGATACCTGAGCTGCTCATCCGACAACAATAATTATGGAGCTGTGTGCGAGTATCACTGTGATCCTGGTTATGAGAGGAGTGGCACCACCACCCGAGTCTGCCTGTTCAACCGCAGTTGGTCAGATCAAGCTGCAGAATGCACGT TGATGGAGATTAAAACTGATGTGAGGTCTGCTGGTGCTCTGCTCGACCAGTTCTATGAAAAGAGGAGACTCCTCATTGTGTCCACTCCAAGTGCAAGTGACCAATACTACAAGCTTCAGAACACCATGCTGCAG AGTGCTGGATGTGGGCTGGATCTTCGACATGTGACGGTGATTGAACTGATAGGAATTCCACCTCAAGAAGTGGGCCGAATTAAAGAGCAATTTCTAGAGCCAGAGGTCATTGAGGGTCTCAG GCAGGCTCTACACATCACCAGCTCCCACTTCAACATGGTGTTGCTTGATGAACTTGGTGTCGACCGTGAACGTTTCATTAACCCCACCACATCAGATGAACTCTACACTTACATTGAAGAGTATCTTCTCACAGAGGAGGAACAAGAGAGGCTGCAGCTAAACAGAGACCTTTGTGAATGA
- the trmt12 gene encoding tRNA wybutosine-synthesizing protein 2 homolog isoform X3 produces MDCIRALKVPQRSAELYRKHLLEKGALDQQYCVQKHSDGTVTLPVFPWALSHLDSLTLHSSVDQDSSCKIVQMQVPQPSKKSKTKPHRDRMIEVVQELVATKGVQWSTELEDDLPSGWQRHGDLLLFGDGCFSQAIWRKFGSELWLAVAQALGVKRLARKKHISQDGWRTPVITMLLGEDSYVTHIDNHIRYEFDVTKCMFSFGNITEKLRISSFDCSGETVVDLYAGIGYFTLPYLVHAGAAHVHACEWNPHAVSALRRNLHINKVAHRCTVHQGDNKQLSLSDLADRVNLGLIPSSEEGWSMACRLLRRDTGGMLHIHNNVTTLIQHQNLQPSSNSLNEGEGYVNEPLNVSRDKEAWNNWAKNTVSHIAQLLRSITQTEWRTSIKHIEHVKSYAPHINHIVLDLECTPV; encoded by the exons ATGGATTGCATCAGGGCTCTGAAGGTGCCACAGCGTTCTGCAGAGCTTTACAG gaAACATCTGTTAGAGAAGGGCGCTTTAGATCAGCAGTACTGCGTACAGAAACACTCAGATGGAACAGTGACTCTCCCGGTCTTTCCCTGGGCTCTGTCTCACCTGGATTCTCTCACACTGCACAGCTCTGTGGATCAGGACAGCTCCTGTAAAATCGTTCAAATGCAG GTTCCTCAGCCGTCAAAGAAAAGCAAAACGAAGCCTCATAGAGACAGAATGATTGAGGTTGTGCAGGAACTGGTGGCGACTAAAGGAGTGCAGTGGAGTACGGAACTTGAAGATGACCTGCCCAGTGGATGGCAACGTCATGGAGATCTGCTTTTATTTGGTGATGGATGCTTTTCACAAGCAATCTGGAGAAAATTTG GCTCTGAGTTGTGGTTGGCTGTTGCCCAGGCACTAGGAGTGAAGCGTCTAGCacgaaaaaaacacatttcccaGGATGGGTGGCGCACCCCAGTCATAACAATGCTGTTAGGAGAAGACAGCTATGTAACTCACATTGATAACCACATCAG ATATGAATTTGATGTCACCAAGTGCATGTTCTCCTTCGGAAACATCACAGAAAAACTGCGAATCTCGTCCTTTGACTGCAGCGGGGAGACAGTGGTTGACCTGTATGCAG GAATTGGATACTTCACCCTGCCGTATCTGGTACATGCCGGTGCTGCCCATGTGCACGCATGTGAATGGAACCCACATGCAGTTTCAGCACTGCGAAGAAACCTGCACATTAATAAAGTAGCTCATCGTTGCACTGTACATCAAGGAGACAACAAACAA TTGTCCCTGAGTGACTTAGCTGACCGGGTGAATCTAGGGCTGATACCAAGCTCTGAAGAGGGCTGGTCAATGGCATGCCGTCTCCTGCGGAGAGACACTGGTGGAATGTTGCATATCCATAACAATGTCACCACACTTATCCAGCATCAGAACCTTCAGCCATCTTCCAATTCACTGAATGAGGGAGAGGGATATGTAAATGAACCCCTAAACGTTTCTAGAGACAAAGAAGCATGGAACAACTGGGCCAAAAACACAGTGAGCCATATCGCCCAACTTCTGAGAAGCATCACCCAAACTGAGTGGAGAACCAGCATTAAACATATAGAGCATGTGAAATCTTATGCACCGCACATAAATCACATAGTATTGGATCTGGAGTGTACACCAGTCTAA
- the trmt12 gene encoding tRNA wybutosine-synthesizing protein 2 homolog isoform X1, with product MSVTCRSASQRDSSQMDCIRALKVPQRSAELYRKHLLEKGALDQQYCVQKHSDGTVTLPVFPWALSHLDSLTLHSSVDQDSSCKIVQMQVPQPSKKSKTKPHRDRMIEVVQELVATKGVQWSTELEDDLPSGWQRHGDLLLFGDGCFSQAIWRKFGSELWLAVAQALGVKRLARKKHISQDGWRTPVITMLLGEDSYVTHIDNHIRYEFDVTKCMFSFGNITEKLRISSFDCSGETVVDLYAGIGYFTLPYLVHAGAAHVHACEWNPHAVSALRRNLHINKVAHRCTVHQGDNKQLSLSDLADRVNLGLIPSSEEGWSMACRLLRRDTGGMLHIHNNVTTLIQHQNLQPSSNSLNEGEGYVNEPLNVSRDKEAWNNWAKNTVSHIAQLLRSITQTEWRTSIKHIEHVKSYAPHINHIVLDLECTPV from the exons ATGTCGGTGACGTGCAGGTCAGCTAGTCAGAG AGACAGCTCACAAATGGATTGCATCAGGGCTCTGAAGGTGCCACAGCGTTCTGCAGAGCTTTACAG gaAACATCTGTTAGAGAAGGGCGCTTTAGATCAGCAGTACTGCGTACAGAAACACTCAGATGGAACAGTGACTCTCCCGGTCTTTCCCTGGGCTCTGTCTCACCTGGATTCTCTCACACTGCACAGCTCTGTGGATCAGGACAGCTCCTGTAAAATCGTTCAAATGCAG GTTCCTCAGCCGTCAAAGAAAAGCAAAACGAAGCCTCATAGAGACAGAATGATTGAGGTTGTGCAGGAACTGGTGGCGACTAAAGGAGTGCAGTGGAGTACGGAACTTGAAGATGACCTGCCCAGTGGATGGCAACGTCATGGAGATCTGCTTTTATTTGGTGATGGATGCTTTTCACAAGCAATCTGGAGAAAATTTG GCTCTGAGTTGTGGTTGGCTGTTGCCCAGGCACTAGGAGTGAAGCGTCTAGCacgaaaaaaacacatttcccaGGATGGGTGGCGCACCCCAGTCATAACAATGCTGTTAGGAGAAGACAGCTATGTAACTCACATTGATAACCACATCAG ATATGAATTTGATGTCACCAAGTGCATGTTCTCCTTCGGAAACATCACAGAAAAACTGCGAATCTCGTCCTTTGACTGCAGCGGGGAGACAGTGGTTGACCTGTATGCAG GAATTGGATACTTCACCCTGCCGTATCTGGTACATGCCGGTGCTGCCCATGTGCACGCATGTGAATGGAACCCACATGCAGTTTCAGCACTGCGAAGAAACCTGCACATTAATAAAGTAGCTCATCGTTGCACTGTACATCAAGGAGACAACAAACAA TTGTCCCTGAGTGACTTAGCTGACCGGGTGAATCTAGGGCTGATACCAAGCTCTGAAGAGGGCTGGTCAATGGCATGCCGTCTCCTGCGGAGAGACACTGGTGGAATGTTGCATATCCATAACAATGTCACCACACTTATCCAGCATCAGAACCTTCAGCCATCTTCCAATTCACTGAATGAGGGAGAGGGATATGTAAATGAACCCCTAAACGTTTCTAGAGACAAAGAAGCATGGAACAACTGGGCCAAAAACACAGTGAGCCATATCGCCCAACTTCTGAGAAGCATCACCCAAACTGAGTGGAGAACCAGCATTAAACATATAGAGCATGTGAAATCTTATGCACCGCACATAAATCACATAGTATTGGATCTGGAGTGTACACCAGTCTAA
- the srpx2 gene encoding sushi repeat-containing protein SRPX2 isoform X2 produces the protein MKCSSPRGGNHRNTFGTRCSLSCEQGYKLLGQSSIHCMSGRRWSGTAYCRTVRCRVLPYIQHGTYSCSRSFLVHSKCDYSCFQGYQIEGDRYRICQAGGSWSGAEPTCADHDPPQLKCPLSRVKVAEPGKLTATVSWERPTATDTTGTSLQILRNGPDSGSEFTEGQYVIRYKVYDQARNMATCKFTVHVEVRRCPLLKAPLHGYLSCSSDNNNYGAVCEYHCDPGYERSGTTTRVCLFNRSWSDQAAECTLMEIKTDVRSAGALLDQFYEKRRLLIVSTPSASDQYYKLQNTMLQSAGCGLDLRHVTVIELIGIPPQEVGRIKEQFLEPEVIEGLRQALHITSSHFNMVLLDELGVDRERFINPTTSDELYTYIEEYLLTEEEQERLQLNRDLCE, from the exons ATGAAATGTTCGTCCCCACGTGGTGGGAACCATCGGAACACATTTGGCACACGGTGTTCACTGTCTTGTGAACAAGGATACAAGCTCCTGGGGCAATCATCTATACACTGCATGAGTGGCCGCCGCTGGTCAGGAACTGCTTACTGCCGGA CCGTACGTTGCCGTGTCCTTCCATACATCCAGCATGGTACATACAGCTGCAGTAGGAGCTTTTTGGTTCACTCCAAATGTGACTACTCGTGCTTTCAAGGCTACCAGATTGAAGGGGATCGTTATCGTATTTGCCAGGCAGGGGGAAGTTGGAGTGGTGCAGAGCCAACATGTGCAG ATCATGACCCCCCCCAACTGAAATgtcctttatccagagtgaaggTAGCAGAACCAGGAAAACTGACTGCCACGGTGTCCTGGGAGCGTCCCACTGCCACAGATACGACCGGCACGTCACTGCA GATTTTGAGAAATGGACCAGACTCAGGTTCGGAATTTACAGAAGGGCAGTATGTAATTCGCTACAAAGTCTATGACCAGGCCAGGAACATGGCCACCTGCAAGTTTACAGTGCATGTTGAAG TCAGGAGATGTCCTTTGCTAAAGGCCCCATTGCATGGATACCTGAGCTGCTCATCCGACAACAATAATTATGGAGCTGTGTGCGAGTATCACTGTGATCCTGGTTATGAGAGGAGTGGCACCACCACCCGAGTCTGCCTGTTCAACCGCAGTTGGTCAGATCAAGCTGCAGAATGCACGT TGATGGAGATTAAAACTGATGTGAGGTCTGCTGGTGCTCTGCTCGACCAGTTCTATGAAAAGAGGAGACTCCTCATTGTGTCCACTCCAAGTGCAAGTGACCAATACTACAAGCTTCAGAACACCATGCTGCAG AGTGCTGGATGTGGGCTGGATCTTCGACATGTGACGGTGATTGAACTGATAGGAATTCCACCTCAAGAAGTGGGCCGAATTAAAGAGCAATTTCTAGAGCCAGAGGTCATTGAGGGTCTCAG GCAGGCTCTACACATCACCAGCTCCCACTTCAACATGGTGTTGCTTGATGAACTTGGTGTCGACCGTGAACGTTTCATTAACCCCACCACATCAGATGAACTCTACACTTACATTGAAGAGTATCTTCTCACAGAGGAGGAACAAGAGAGGCTGCAGCTAAACAGAGACCTTTGTGAATGA
- the sytl4 gene encoding synaptotagmin-like protein 4 isoform X2 — protein METINMSFLTDSERDLILKVLHRDEELRQIEEQRVKRLKAELLNIRRKGAKRSNGSYSEHSCGRCQEPLGRLVANSDQCPVCKHQVCRNCRSVRGKDFWLCSVCAKEADLKMCTGDWFYDQRVNRFSTAPGHDIVRASLRKRPPTKKRETTGEVLLNSPELNSSQTLPVPRPRLKDLALGNKSPSGERLQQSETDTVETASLSSSRADTDSVCSTPSAQTCRNEVVNRTSESLSNASSVSSSTKPHSPSGSSVGTETSSLVHQINTSPESLNDVDGLFKKSVRRVHKISDFKPASVMDVRYDGTENSVASMGDRSKSVPGLNMDEEEEEEDIDNLVSIHRRTSTLGSMMSVYSEAGDYDIVDVSGDIIFSLRYDESMQSLSVLIKECRGLAYTDTAKKKCNPYVKCYLLPDKSRQSKRKTAIKHNTINPSYNETLKYSITRSQLVCRSLQLSVWHYDRFGRNAFLGEVEIPMDCHDIDSGQDDCLTLKGKVSCPLTRSPFSQYKGELVISLKYVTGTKAAGEKPRGKKAKVEDGGELHVLIKEAKNLCALKAGGTSDSFVKGYLLPSAGKSTKRKTQVVKKTVNPHYDHTFVYKDVCLEQLKGMCLELTVWDREAMSSNDFLGGVRLSSGAVRLKEGKQEWVADSTGEEASLWQKMMQFPDSWAEGSLPLRSSMGKRK, from the exons ATGGAGACCATCAACATGTCCTTTTTGACTGACTCAGAGAGGGATCTGATCTTAAAGGTGCTGCATCGCGATGAAGAGCTAAGACAGATAGAGGAACAGCGAGTAAA GAGACTGAAAGCAGAGTTGCTGAATATCAGGAGGAAGGGAGCTAAGCGCAGCAATGGCAGCTACAGCGAGCACAGCTGTGGACGATGTCAGGAGCCCCTAGGTCGTCTAGTTGCCAACTCCGACCAGTGCCCAGTGTGTAAACACCAAGTGTGCCGAAACTGTCGCTCGGTCCGTGGCAAAGACTTCTggctgtgcagtgtgtgtgccaAAGAGGC AGACCTAAAGATGTGCACAGGCGATTGGTTCTATGATCAGAGGGTTAACCGTTTTTCCACAGCTCCAGGACATGATATAGTGCGAGCCTCCCTCAGGAAGCGGCCTCCAA CAAAGAAGCGTGAAACTACAGGGGAAGTGCTGCTGAACAGTCCAGAGTTGAACTCCAGCCAGACTTTACCAGTTCCAAGGCCCAGACTGAAGGATCTTGCTCTGGGAAATAAAAG CCCATCCGGTGAACGCCTGCAGCAGAGTGAAACAGATACGGTAGAGACTGCCAGCCTCAGCAGTAGCCGTGCTGACACCGACTCTGTTTGCAGTACTCCATCGGCACAGACATGCAG AAACGAGGTGGTGAACAGGACGAGTGAATCACTTTCTAACGCATCAAGTGTGTCCTCTTCCACTAAACCCCACAGTCCTTCTGGATCCTCTGTAGGCACTGAAACT tcATCTTTAGTTCATCAAATTAATACATCCCCGGAGTCCTTGAATGATGTTGATGGCCTTTTCAAGAAGAGTGTAAGAAGAGTGCACAAAATATcag attttaaGCCAGCCTCTGTTATGGATGTACGCTATGATGGGACTGAGAACTCTGTCGCCTCCATGGGAGACAGGAGCAAGTCAGTTCCAGGTCTAAACATG gatgaagaggaggaggaagaggatatTGATAACTTGGTCAGCATTCACAGAAGGACT AGCACTCTGGGAAGCATGATGAGTGTATACAGTGAGGCAGGGGATTATGACATTGTGGATGTCAGTGGGGACATCATCTTCTCTCTCCGCTATGATGAGAGCATGCAGAGTCTCTCTGTTTTGATCAAAGAGTGCAGAGGGTTGGCTTACACTGACACTGCCAAAAAGAAGTGCAACCC GTATGTCAAATGTTACCTCCTACCAGACAAATCTCGTCAGAGCAAGAGGAAAACAGCCATCAAACATAATACAATCAACCCCAGTTACAATGAGACTTTAAAG TACTCCATCACTCGCTCCCAGCTGGTGTGTCGTTCTCTTCAGCTCTCTGTCTGGCATTATGACCGCTTTGGGCGAAATGCTTTCCTCGGTGAGGTGGAGATACCAATGGACTGCCATGACATTGATTCTGGCCAAGATGACTGTTTGACACTCAAAGGAAAG GTGAGCTGTCCTTTGACACGGTCACCATTTTCCCAGTACAAAGGAGAACTGGTGATTTCTCTGAAGTATGTCACAGGTACAAAGGCAGCTGGAGAAAAGCCACGAG GCAAAAAAGCCAAAGTAGAGGATGGTGGAGAGCTCCATGTGTTAATAAAGGAGGCTAAAAATCTTTGTGCATTGAAAGCAGGCGGCACATCCGATTCCTTCGTGAAAGG ATACCTGCTGCCGTCTGCAGGCAAGTCAACGAAGAGAAAGACACAAGTGGTGAAGAAGACGGTGAACCCACACTACGACCACACATTTGTATACAAAGATGTGTGTCTGGAGCAGCTAAAGGGAATGTGTCTGGAGCTCACAGTCTGGGACCGAGAGGCCATGTCCAGCAATGATTTTCTGGGAGGAGTGCGTTTGAGCTCAGGAGCTG TGCGATTGAAGGAGGGGAAGCAGGAGTGGGTGGCTGACTCAACAGGAGAGGAAGCATCTTTGTGGCAGAAGATGATGCAGTTCCCAGATTCATGGGCAGAGGGCAGTCTCCCCCTGCGTTCCTCCATGGGCAAGCGAAAGTAA
- the trmt12 gene encoding tRNA wybutosine-synthesizing protein 2 homolog isoform X2, which translates to MCVCCLDSSQMDCIRALKVPQRSAELYRKHLLEKGALDQQYCVQKHSDGTVTLPVFPWALSHLDSLTLHSSVDQDSSCKIVQMQVPQPSKKSKTKPHRDRMIEVVQELVATKGVQWSTELEDDLPSGWQRHGDLLLFGDGCFSQAIWRKFGSELWLAVAQALGVKRLARKKHISQDGWRTPVITMLLGEDSYVTHIDNHIRYEFDVTKCMFSFGNITEKLRISSFDCSGETVVDLYAGIGYFTLPYLVHAGAAHVHACEWNPHAVSALRRNLHINKVAHRCTVHQGDNKQLSLSDLADRVNLGLIPSSEEGWSMACRLLRRDTGGMLHIHNNVTTLIQHQNLQPSSNSLNEGEGYVNEPLNVSRDKEAWNNWAKNTVSHIAQLLRSITQTEWRTSIKHIEHVKSYAPHINHIVLDLECTPV; encoded by the exons ATGTGTGTCTGCTGTTT AGACAGCTCACAAATGGATTGCATCAGGGCTCTGAAGGTGCCACAGCGTTCTGCAGAGCTTTACAG gaAACATCTGTTAGAGAAGGGCGCTTTAGATCAGCAGTACTGCGTACAGAAACACTCAGATGGAACAGTGACTCTCCCGGTCTTTCCCTGGGCTCTGTCTCACCTGGATTCTCTCACACTGCACAGCTCTGTGGATCAGGACAGCTCCTGTAAAATCGTTCAAATGCAG GTTCCTCAGCCGTCAAAGAAAAGCAAAACGAAGCCTCATAGAGACAGAATGATTGAGGTTGTGCAGGAACTGGTGGCGACTAAAGGAGTGCAGTGGAGTACGGAACTTGAAGATGACCTGCCCAGTGGATGGCAACGTCATGGAGATCTGCTTTTATTTGGTGATGGATGCTTTTCACAAGCAATCTGGAGAAAATTTG GCTCTGAGTTGTGGTTGGCTGTTGCCCAGGCACTAGGAGTGAAGCGTCTAGCacgaaaaaaacacatttcccaGGATGGGTGGCGCACCCCAGTCATAACAATGCTGTTAGGAGAAGACAGCTATGTAACTCACATTGATAACCACATCAG ATATGAATTTGATGTCACCAAGTGCATGTTCTCCTTCGGAAACATCACAGAAAAACTGCGAATCTCGTCCTTTGACTGCAGCGGGGAGACAGTGGTTGACCTGTATGCAG GAATTGGATACTTCACCCTGCCGTATCTGGTACATGCCGGTGCTGCCCATGTGCACGCATGTGAATGGAACCCACATGCAGTTTCAGCACTGCGAAGAAACCTGCACATTAATAAAGTAGCTCATCGTTGCACTGTACATCAAGGAGACAACAAACAA TTGTCCCTGAGTGACTTAGCTGACCGGGTGAATCTAGGGCTGATACCAAGCTCTGAAGAGGGCTGGTCAATGGCATGCCGTCTCCTGCGGAGAGACACTGGTGGAATGTTGCATATCCATAACAATGTCACCACACTTATCCAGCATCAGAACCTTCAGCCATCTTCCAATTCACTGAATGAGGGAGAGGGATATGTAAATGAACCCCTAAACGTTTCTAGAGACAAAGAAGCATGGAACAACTGGGCCAAAAACACAGTGAGCCATATCGCCCAACTTCTGAGAAGCATCACCCAAACTGAGTGGAGAACCAGCATTAAACATATAGAGCATGTGAAATCTTATGCACCGCACATAAATCACATAGTATTGGATCTGGAGTGTACACCAGTCTAA
- the sytl4 gene encoding synaptotagmin-like protein 4 isoform X1: protein METINMSFLTDSERDLILKVLHRDEELRQIEEQRVKRLKAELLNIRRKGAKRSNGSYSEHSCGRCQEPLGRLVANSDQCPVCKHQVCRNCRSVRGKDFWLCSVCAKEADLKMCTGDWFYDQRVNRFSTAPGHDIVRASLRKRPPTKKRETTGEVLLNSPELNSSQTLPVPRPRLKDLALGNKSPSGERLQQSETDTVETASLSSSRADTDSVCSTPSAQTCRNEVVNRTSESLSNASSVSSSTKPHSPSGSSVGTETSSLVHQINTSPESLNDVDGLFKKSVRRVHKISDFKPASVMDVRYDGTENSVASMGDRSKSVPGLNMDEEEEEEDIDNLVSIHRRTVGECTTNMRGSSSTLGSMMSVYSEAGDYDIVDVSGDIIFSLRYDESMQSLSVLIKECRGLAYTDTAKKKCNPYVKCYLLPDKSRQSKRKTAIKHNTINPSYNETLKYSITRSQLVCRSLQLSVWHYDRFGRNAFLGEVEIPMDCHDIDSGQDDCLTLKGKVSCPLTRSPFSQYKGELVISLKYVTGTKAAGEKPRGKKAKVEDGGELHVLIKEAKNLCALKAGGTSDSFVKGYLLPSAGKSTKRKTQVVKKTVNPHYDHTFVYKDVCLEQLKGMCLELTVWDREAMSSNDFLGGVRLSSGAVRLKEGKQEWVADSTGEEASLWQKMMQFPDSWAEGSLPLRSSMGKRK, encoded by the exons ATGGAGACCATCAACATGTCCTTTTTGACTGACTCAGAGAGGGATCTGATCTTAAAGGTGCTGCATCGCGATGAAGAGCTAAGACAGATAGAGGAACAGCGAGTAAA GAGACTGAAAGCAGAGTTGCTGAATATCAGGAGGAAGGGAGCTAAGCGCAGCAATGGCAGCTACAGCGAGCACAGCTGTGGACGATGTCAGGAGCCCCTAGGTCGTCTAGTTGCCAACTCCGACCAGTGCCCAGTGTGTAAACACCAAGTGTGCCGAAACTGTCGCTCGGTCCGTGGCAAAGACTTCTggctgtgcagtgtgtgtgccaAAGAGGC AGACCTAAAGATGTGCACAGGCGATTGGTTCTATGATCAGAGGGTTAACCGTTTTTCCACAGCTCCAGGACATGATATAGTGCGAGCCTCCCTCAGGAAGCGGCCTCCAA CAAAGAAGCGTGAAACTACAGGGGAAGTGCTGCTGAACAGTCCAGAGTTGAACTCCAGCCAGACTTTACCAGTTCCAAGGCCCAGACTGAAGGATCTTGCTCTGGGAAATAAAAG CCCATCCGGTGAACGCCTGCAGCAGAGTGAAACAGATACGGTAGAGACTGCCAGCCTCAGCAGTAGCCGTGCTGACACCGACTCTGTTTGCAGTACTCCATCGGCACAGACATGCAG AAACGAGGTGGTGAACAGGACGAGTGAATCACTTTCTAACGCATCAAGTGTGTCCTCTTCCACTAAACCCCACAGTCCTTCTGGATCCTCTGTAGGCACTGAAACT tcATCTTTAGTTCATCAAATTAATACATCCCCGGAGTCCTTGAATGATGTTGATGGCCTTTTCAAGAAGAGTGTAAGAAGAGTGCACAAAATATcag attttaaGCCAGCCTCTGTTATGGATGTACGCTATGATGGGACTGAGAACTCTGTCGCCTCCATGGGAGACAGGAGCAAGTCAGTTCCAGGTCTAAACATG gatgaagaggaggaggaagaggatatTGATAACTTGGTCAGCATTCACAGAAGGACTGTGGGTGAATGCACCACCAATATGCGTGGCTCCAGT AGCACTCTGGGAAGCATGATGAGTGTATACAGTGAGGCAGGGGATTATGACATTGTGGATGTCAGTGGGGACATCATCTTCTCTCTCCGCTATGATGAGAGCATGCAGAGTCTCTCTGTTTTGATCAAAGAGTGCAGAGGGTTGGCTTACACTGACACTGCCAAAAAGAAGTGCAACCC GTATGTCAAATGTTACCTCCTACCAGACAAATCTCGTCAGAGCAAGAGGAAAACAGCCATCAAACATAATACAATCAACCCCAGTTACAATGAGACTTTAAAG TACTCCATCACTCGCTCCCAGCTGGTGTGTCGTTCTCTTCAGCTCTCTGTCTGGCATTATGACCGCTTTGGGCGAAATGCTTTCCTCGGTGAGGTGGAGATACCAATGGACTGCCATGACATTGATTCTGGCCAAGATGACTGTTTGACACTCAAAGGAAAG GTGAGCTGTCCTTTGACACGGTCACCATTTTCCCAGTACAAAGGAGAACTGGTGATTTCTCTGAAGTATGTCACAGGTACAAAGGCAGCTGGAGAAAAGCCACGAG GCAAAAAAGCCAAAGTAGAGGATGGTGGAGAGCTCCATGTGTTAATAAAGGAGGCTAAAAATCTTTGTGCATTGAAAGCAGGCGGCACATCCGATTCCTTCGTGAAAGG ATACCTGCTGCCGTCTGCAGGCAAGTCAACGAAGAGAAAGACACAAGTGGTGAAGAAGACGGTGAACCCACACTACGACCACACATTTGTATACAAAGATGTGTGTCTGGAGCAGCTAAAGGGAATGTGTCTGGAGCTCACAGTCTGGGACCGAGAGGCCATGTCCAGCAATGATTTTCTGGGAGGAGTGCGTTTGAGCTCAGGAGCTG TGCGATTGAAGGAGGGGAAGCAGGAGTGGGTGGCTGACTCAACAGGAGAGGAAGCATCTTTGTGGCAGAAGATGATGCAGTTCCCAGATTCATGGGCAGAGGGCAGTCTCCCCCTGCGTTCCTCCATGGGCAAGCGAAAGTAA